A region of the Micropterus dolomieu isolate WLL.071019.BEF.003 ecotype Adirondacks linkage group LG10, ASM2129224v1, whole genome shotgun sequence genome:
GGTTTTCCCTGCCTGGAACTGTATTTTCAACCCAATTAGCTGTTTTCCCCTTGAGGTTTCATGAGAGGTATACTGGTGCATGTATATAAAAATCAGTCAGGCAACATCCGACCACCAAAATACACAGTCAATCACAGCTCGTATTCCAGGAGGTAATACATATCATGTCAGTCCTGCTATCAGGGAGACATTACTGTAACTGTAGAATTAGTCGTGCACGGATTCCCACTGCGGAGGTTGTATTAAACCACTCCTGCAGCAGGTTTCTGCAGTGGCTGCCGTCCGAGGGCACAGGCACGACGCTGTCAGACGAGCAAGGAGCTGTGCAAGAGAGAGGCGTCCCTGGTGACTAGCATGGCCTCTTTTTGAACAAACATAAGGACTCAGGGAAGGGATCTGTCAGAGGTCCACCACTTGCAGAGAAAGGGGAATTGTGTTGCTGCAAGACTACTGATTTCATTACCACTTTGGCTCATGGAGCTTGCTGGTCTAAGGTTGCATCTATTGTTTTGTTCAACAACTTTAGAGAGGGCTGCTCTCTAATTCTGATGTGGGAAAAGTTGGGAGAATTCACAAGGCAAGCTGAAAATGAGATAAGTCTGAGTATGTCCCTTTTATCACTTGTTTATTTATACTGGTAAACatcaaacagaaacaacagcaaaatCAAGAGCTGACGTCCTCCCATACTTGTGATTATCGTTTCTCTTACATCGACAAGTTCATTTACAATGGTTGTCATCGGCGTAACACGATAACGCCAGTAAGTAAAAAATATGGAAATGAACCATTCCTCTGAATCTCATCCGCACGTGATATCAGATTACCTCCTGCACCTGTCATGCTGTTGGCGTTGGTTCAATTGTCGCTCAAATCAGTCACGACAGGAATCCTATCAGAGTGGAGTCTTTATGTAATTATGTGATAAAAATGTATCGATTCAAACCGGAGGGCAGTATTAGGCTGAGTCGACTTGTGCCACAAAAATACTGCATTGTGCTGTTTCTGGGGGTGTCGGGATGAAGAGATGGAGCACTGTCTGTCTACTACATTCATGCCAACACCTCTGGGATGTAAAGCACATTCGTAATCTCATCAAACCACAGCCAAGGTAAATTAAGACATGTCACCGTCTGTCTGTAGAGCTGGAGACACGAATCATGTTCAAAGTCTACAGAGATTGTATCACTTTAAGTAACAGGCAATGAGTCTGTAAGTATAATAACCCCCCACCCACCTgcgtgtttctttctttgttatAATAAAGTATGTCCAGGTTACTGCATTCAATACCACATGAACACTTATGGTTGTATTgagatatacagtatctcacacaACTAAACACTTTTGTACATGAAGTTGTTTTATACATTGTTGTGCCTTTCATCAAAGTTTGGTCAAATGTCGTTATAAAGACAACTTTGATAGGTTATAAGGtagaaaacaaatgtgaaatgcTTCCCATAACCCTATATGCCTGCCTTGCCCCCAAATATATGAGAGAAGCTTACAGGTCCTTCAATGGAGAGCGCACAAGCTCAAAGCAAGGCATAAAATCCCTGTCTGATTCACAACGGGCCACAAATCCAATCCAAGAAAACAAGAGAACGCAGGTCATAAACTCCAAATCATAAAGTGCTCTCCAGAAGCCACTCAGACCTGGAGAGTTTGTCCCTGGCCCGGTGAATGTTTGTTGTGCTCTCGAGCTGTGGCAGCTCTCCGCTCATTGACAGGCTCCGCTTGGAGCGCAGACTGGCCCCAGTTTTGGGGTAGGCCACATAGCAGCGCTCCATGTATGAGTCTGCATTTAGGGAGTGCCTGCGGTTCACCCTCACTCCGCCTGCAGGCACAGTCATGTAATGTTGAGGGGCCTGGTAGGGCCGTGGAGCCCTGGGAACAGCAGTCCATTTGATGGGCTGGCCAGGAACAGCGAGAGTGACAGCGGTGGCCATTTTAACCTCTGACGAGTTATTCCGGTTCATGTTATCGAGCTCAACATCCCCCTGAACTTCAGCTCGGCGAGCCTCTGAGGGTTTTGGTGGAGCACTGAAACGTTTGGGCCTTGGAGCACCTGGGGAGGCCGGGTGCCAACTGTGGCTGGCAGCAGAGGTAGAGACAGTGCAGTCAGGGACAGAGGGTTTGGTGGTGGCTACAACGGCCGGCGGTCGCTGCTTGGCTGGCTCTGGGGGCGGCAGGGCAACTCTCAGGGAGTCCTTGTCATTCTTCTCTGGACGTAGGACCTGCTTAGAGAGGGACTTGGGAATCCCACAGCCCTGCAGCTGTCCATCACTGCTTAGCGACCGAATATCCCCCATCTCTAGAGCCTGCCATGACACGAGACAAGTAtgggaagagaaagaagaatgaAAGCAATTCTATTAGACACCCCTGTtttaatatgaaaagaaataatgaacagaaaaagaacaaaaagaggGACTCATGCCAAACTGACCTTATCTACGTCTCCTTGGTTACACACCCGGTAGCGCACAATGAGGAAGATGATAAAAGCGAGCACTGAGGCCACAATAATCCCTCCAATGATAACCACGATGGTGCCACCGAGAAACTGCGACTGCATGAAATGGCATCTCAGGTACTGTGGCTCTGTGGTGAAGTGGATACAACCTATCACCCTGGTGGCGGTCAGCGCGGTCACCTGGTCATCGTAGATGGCCAGCACACACAGGTCATAGTTGGTACCAGCCGCCAGGTTGTTTACCAGGATGCTCTTACTGGTCGGGGGTATCATtctataaaaagaaacaaaaaacattgtgagTTGTGACATAGATTAGAGAGGGTTAAATGAAAGGAGACAGAAGCAAATCAGATTACCCAGCTTATTGTTTTGTAGTGATAAAATGACATGACAATCATTTATCTCTCAGGGGGCTGTTTAAGATCTGTCTGGGCATAATCTTTTgtgacatttgatttattgtctCCAGCATCATCACTGATAAAAGGTTGCTTTCAGTCGCTGGGGATGCAGGGTGCCTCCTTTTGTTCACAACATCAGGATTACAGAGTCGATTCCCTAATGTCTCCTGAATTTACTAGCCGCTGCCAAACACCATACGTGTTGTTGACTTCAAAGTTCCCTTGCAAAAAGGGGGGCCCGTATGACGAGCCTATCCTATCACAGTGATTAGCACCAAATATGGAGTTAAAGAGGGTAGAGATGAAAGAATGCTGTGTACGCCGGTTTCTCAGATGGGCATGTGCAAAGCCTCTGATGCTTTTTGTAAAACACTGGCTGACTACTCTTTCATCTTCCTATCAGTCCGCAGCTTAGTGCTGACattctgttttgattttgttgatcAAGCATTATCAAGGTTTTGCACATAGTAAATGATACACTCTGGCGAGGGGGGATTATGAGTCGAAGAATAAGAAATCAGATACAGTGCATTAGTGTGTCTTCCTGATAGGATTAATAGACACCACAAATAATCATGTCGACAGCCAGGTCCAGTTCTTAATGACTAAATATCTGAAGGGAACATTTAAAGTAGACTATCAAGGTAAAACAAGggtcaacataaaaaaaatgattcCAATCTTGTTATGTTCATTTGTGTACATTTAGATTCAGATTTAAGGTTTGTTCACTAGATTAAATTGTGCTATTTGGCCAGTATTTTAAGAATAACAgcattttcttcttcagttttgATTTCATGCTTCGTATTGtctttctgtttacctgtaaACCAGTGAATCATCATAAGTGCCATTATATTGGATCTGGAACATGCGTATTCCAGGAATACTCCTCTGGAAGTTAAACTTGACCAGGGCCGAGGTGGACGTGGCCTCAGCAATTACTACTTTCTTCTCCTGGCTCGTCTTTGCATTccccagaggcatccctcccgcCTCTGCCCCCGTCTTGGTCACTGTGGCGATATCTGATGATCCGGGGTCGGGCTCCTGCTCTGCGACTGTGTTGTTGGTGATGTGAGGGAGTTTAGCAATGACCAGCTCCACCGTCTGCTGGGCCTCACCTGCCGGGTTGGAGGCCACGCAGGTGAAGGAACCTGGAACACACACTAATTAGATTATCGTCCTTTCTGATAATTATTGTGATATACAGGTAAGTACAGCGGGCCACACATCCATTAAAGTTGCGATAAAAACTTATGTATATCATAATTTTTAAGGAAATAGCTTTACAAATTTTGGAAACTATACTGAGCCCCCGAACTCGTGAAATAtgatatttctttattttgtgcataaccatccatccatccatccatccattgtcaaccgcttatcctgtgtacagggtcgtggggggggctggagcctatcccagctgacattgggcgaaaggcgggtacaccctggacaggtcgccagtccatcgcagttTGTGCATAACAAGATaagaaaaatgtatcttttCAGAATTCAGGGGCTTCGTACagtttttgctttctttctgattGATCCCACTCTCACATGTGTCCGGTAAAGGCTACAGACAGCGACTGGTTAGCTAAGcttaaagactgaaagcagggggaaacagctaacctggtACAAAAAGAGCAACTGGTGGCATTACTGTAGTTTTCACCATGATGTTGCTCCCAGCCAGGAAATAGTATTGCTCATAACCCCTCGACAAACCACAACTTTGCATTTTTGcagtgtacagattaaacaaataagatataGTGTGTTCATTAGCGAGAGTAgtaagaggtgctggtaggtggattttgttttgtgtggattttttaaaacaagttatGATTTAACCACTAAAACATGCAATGTGTGAGAAAGTACAGTTTTGTAAATAGATATATGACAGAAACTTAGCCAACAAGgtgaaaaagtaattttccAGTCCATTGTGAGTTTAATCAGTGTGTGAGCAAACACTCCTCCACTCTAAACTTTATCTCCTGATGTAGACAAATACTCCAGTCCTATAGTCTGCATACACAAGCAAACAACTAATTTTGTTCAGTCAACAACACAAGCACAGCCACCAGGGTGTAAACAGACCGGAATCCTTGACAGTGCTGATGAGGATGTCCAACGTGCCGTCTGTGTGGACCGCAGCCCTGGAGGAGTTGGACATAAGGCGTCCGTCAGGGGCGATCCAGTGGATAATGGGGTCGGGGTCCCCCCTAGCCTTACAGCGCAGAGTAACACTCTGACCCTCCAAAGCTCGCAGTTCCTGAGGAAAGGCATTTAGTGAAAGGACTTTATGACATGTTAAATACAGAGATTGATGATGACACCAAATGCACTAAATTCAAAAGCTGTTAGTGCTGTTAGTTTGGCTTAGAGTAATACAGTCTGAATAACTTTGAGATATTACAATTAATATCCTTATTAATGATGTTGTGTTTTAAAGCTTTATTCCCtgtaaatataatcaacaaCAGATCATAGTCATTTCATTGAATTAGCATGATTATGAAGGCGAGATATTCAATATGACAGTACATTCTAGTGGATATGATGGAGTCCAAATAAAAGATCTTTTCTCTATCTCTGCAATTATGCAAAATATGTCTGGTGAATGTAAATGAGAGGCTCTAGCTGTTATTTGGCAAGGATTTGATCAGATAATTTTGTTTGGATGCATGAATCAAGGGCTACACCACTGTAAGCGTTCGCTGTGTAATAAGGGCTTCACCACAGATCCATCATAAACCTGCAAATAGCTTTATTAAAACTGAAATTCCTGCTAAAAACTCTCCACAGGCCAcaatttgattacatttttttaagcaGGTCCTATATATTTCACAATATTCAGTTAGCTGAGCTGCCCAGATGAGTTCCACAAGTCTTATAAGACTCCTCTGGCTCGCAAAGCTAATATTTGGTGCGACAGTTAAAGAAAGCACAAAGTGCCACCATGGATTAACTGACACGCAATCCAATGTCTGGGCTCAGAGAGTGTAACAGTAGCGAGTGTTATGTCTTACAGCGCACAGCTCCATTTGGAGGTTATACCTGAGAGTGCCTGGTGATGAGAGGAGGCTCACACAGGAACTCTTCCTCTGAAACAGTCCAGAAATAGCGTCCGGCGAGGTGTTGCGGTGAGGCACAGGTCTCCAGATCATCCTCCCTCCGCAACCTCCGCAGCCAGAGCAGCTCACAGTTACACCTCAGTGGGTTCCCTCCAAAGCTCAGTGCGAACGACAAAGGTCCCATTA
Encoded here:
- the lrfn5b gene encoding leucine-rich repeat and fibronectin type-III domain-containing protein 5: MNHNSKGAQQKIKRCVLSQLKSQMESLLVYLIVLGVAVKAHKVQVCPKRCVCQVLNPNLATLCDKKGLLFVPPNIDRHTVEMRLGDNFVTSIKRKDFANMTKLVDLTLSRNTIGSIAPHAFKDLENLRALHLDSNRLTRITNDTFSGMSKLHHLNLNNNQLTHIQIGAFNDLTALEELDLSYNNLESAPWVAIQRMSNLHTLNLDHNMLSHIPEGTFSGLQKLKRLDVTSNKLQKLPPDPIFQRAGVLATSGIMGPLSFALSFGGNPLRCNCELLWLRRLRREDDLETCASPQHLAGRYFWTVSEEEFLCEPPLITRHSQELRALEGQSVTLRCKARGDPDPIIHWIAPDGRLMSNSSRAAVHTDGTLDILISTVKDSGSFTCVASNPAGEAQQTVELVIAKLPHITNNTVAEQEPDPGSSDIATVTKTGAEAGGMPLGNAKTSQEKKVVIAEATSTSALVKFNFQRSIPGIRMFQIQYNGTYDDSLVYRMIPPTSKSILVNNLAAGTNYDLCVLAIYDDQVTALTATRVIGCIHFTTEPQYLRCHFMQSQFLGGTIVVIIGGIIVASVLAFIIFLIVRYRVCNQGDVDKALEMGDIRSLSSDGQLQGCGIPKSLSKQVLRPEKNDKDSLRVALPPPEPAKQRPPAVVATTKPSVPDCTVSTSAASHSWHPASPGAPRPKRFSAPPKPSEARRAEVQGDVELDNMNRNNSSEVKMATAVTLAVPGQPIKWTAVPRAPRPYQAPQHYMTVPAGGVRVNRRHSLNADSYMERCYVAYPKTGASLRSKRSLSMSGELPQLESTTNIHRARDKLSRSEWLLESTL